Proteins encoded together in one Sulfitobacter pontiacus window:
- a CDS encoding acetyl-CoA C-acetyltransferase: protein MTEAYIYDALRTPRGKGRKDGALHELTSLRLSALTLNAMKERNNLEGHAVEDVIWGNVTQVMEQGGCLARSAVLASDLDERIPGLAINRFCASGMEAVNLAANQVRGGAGMGYIAGGVEMMGRVAMGSDGAAIAVDPSLAMERYFVPQGISADIIATEYGFTRDEADKLAMQSQQRAKKAWDEGRFDKSVIEIKDQNGLSILSHDEYMRPQTDMQSLGSLNPAFQQMGEVMPGFDKVALMKYPHLEKINHIHHAGNSSGIVDGAAAVLIGNKEFGEKYGLKPRARIRATAKIGTDPTIMLTGPVPVTEKILADNGMNINDIDLFEVNEAFAAVVMRFMQAFDVDESKVNVNGGSIAMGHPLGATGAMIIGTLLDELERSDKEVGMATLCIASGMGAATIIERV from the coding sequence ATGACCGAAGCATATATCTACGACGCCCTGCGCACCCCGCGTGGCAAGGGCCGCAAAGACGGCGCCCTGCACGAGCTGACTTCGTTGCGCTTGTCCGCGCTGACGCTCAATGCGATGAAAGAGCGCAACAACCTCGAAGGCCACGCCGTCGAGGACGTGATCTGGGGGAACGTGACCCAGGTGATGGAACAGGGCGGCTGTCTGGCGCGCTCGGCCGTGCTGGCATCCGATCTGGATGAACGCATCCCCGGCCTTGCCATCAACCGTTTCTGCGCCTCTGGCATGGAAGCTGTGAACCTTGCCGCCAACCAGGTGCGCGGTGGCGCGGGCATGGGCTATATCGCCGGTGGCGTTGAAATGATGGGCCGCGTGGCGATGGGCAGCGACGGTGCTGCGATTGCCGTTGACCCTTCGCTCGCAATGGAGCGGTATTTCGTGCCGCAGGGCATCTCGGCTGACATCATCGCGACCGAATACGGCTTTACCCGTGACGAGGCCGACAAGCTGGCGATGCAGTCGCAGCAGCGTGCCAAGAAAGCCTGGGACGAAGGACGCTTTGATAAATCCGTGATCGAGATCAAGGACCAGAACGGCCTGTCGATCCTCAGCCATGACGAATACATGCGCCCCCAGACCGACATGCAGTCGCTCGGGTCGCTGAACCCTGCGTTCCAGCAGATGGGCGAGGTCATGCCTGGCTTTGATAAGGTCGCGCTGATGAAATATCCGCACCTCGAGAAGATCAACCACATCCACCACGCGGGGAACTCCTCGGGCATCGTGGACGGTGCGGCGGCTGTGCTGATCGGGAACAAGGAATTCGGCGAGAAATACGGCCTCAAGCCACGCGCGCGCATCCGTGCAACCGCCAAGATCGGGACCGACCCGACCATCATGCTGACCGGTCCTGTTCCCGTGACCGAAAAGATCCTTGCCGACAATGGCATGAACATCAACGACATCGATCTGTTCGAGGTCAACGAAGCCTTTGCCGCCGTGGTCATGCGCTTCATGCAGGCGTTCGACGTTGATGAAAGCAAGGTCAACGTGAACGGCGGGTCGATCGCCATGGGTCACCCCTTGGGTGCCACCGGCGCGATGATCATCGGCACGCTGCTGGACGAGCTTGAGCGTTCGGACAAGGAAGTCGGGATGGCCACGCTCTGTATCGCCTCCGGCATGGGCGCCGCCACCATCATCGAGCGCGTTTGA
- a CDS encoding 3-hydroxyacyl-CoA dehydrogenase NAD-binding domain-containing protein, which translates to MTDFTMKTDADGVAIITWDVPGKSMNVMSIEGLSELDSIIDTVLSDDAIKGAVITSGKDGSFAGGMDLNLLAKMREDAGDDPAQGLFDGTMKMHALLRKIERAGMDAKTNKGGKPIASALPGTAAGIGLELPLATHRIFVADNPKARIGLPEIMVGIFPGAGGTTRLARKLGAMAASPFLLEGKMVAPAAAKSAGLIDEVVADPVAAAKEWVLNAKDADILKPWDAKGYKMPGGAPYHPAGFMTFVGANAMVNGKTQGAFPAAKALLSAVYEGSLVPFDTALKIEARWFTNILLNPSSSAMIRSLFLNKEALEKGAVRPEGVTDQRVKKLGVLGAGMMGAGITLVSVQAGIEVVLIDQTQEAADKGKAYSASFFDKGIARKKSTEEKKAAALDLITATTDLDALKGCDLIIEAVFEDPAVKAEMTKKVEAVIPEDCIFASNTSTLPITELAKASSRADQFIGIHFFSPVEKMALVEIIKGAETGDRAVAKSLDYVRQIRKTPIVVNDARFFYANRCIIPYANEGARMITEGAAPQLVDHAAQLLGFPVGPVQLTDETSIDLGAKIARATKAAMGNAYPASQADDLIFWMEDLGRLGRKANAGFFDYDEKGKRQGYWKGMHDKFPLAEEQPDLRDVQDRLMFVQVLEAVRALEEGVLEDIREGDVGAILGWGFAPWSGGPFSWLDIIGTPYAAERCDQLEAQFGERFKCPDLLREMAEKNQTFYGRFGPDAKAA; encoded by the coding sequence ATGACCGATTTCACCATGAAGACAGACGCCGACGGCGTCGCCATCATCACCTGGGACGTGCCCGGAAAATCCATGAACGTCATGTCGATCGAGGGCCTGTCCGAGCTGGACAGCATCATCGACACGGTCCTGTCCGACGACGCCATCAAGGGGGCCGTGATCACCTCTGGCAAGGACGGGTCCTTTGCCGGTGGTATGGACCTGAACCTGCTTGCCAAGATGCGCGAAGACGCGGGCGATGATCCGGCGCAAGGGCTGTTTGACGGCACGATGAAAATGCATGCTCTGCTGCGCAAGATCGAACGCGCGGGCATGGACGCCAAGACCAACAAGGGCGGCAAGCCGATTGCCTCTGCCCTGCCCGGCACAGCCGCGGGCATCGGGCTTGAACTGCCGCTCGCCACGCACCGCATCTTTGTCGCAGACAACCCCAAGGCGCGTATCGGCCTGCCCGAGATTATGGTCGGTATCTTCCCCGGCGCGGGCGGTACCACCCGTCTGGCGCGCAAACTCGGCGCGATGGCCGCATCGCCCTTCTTGCTGGAAGGCAAGATGGTTGCGCCTGCTGCTGCGAAATCTGCCGGTCTGATCGACGAAGTCGTCGCTGATCCGGTAGCCGCCGCGAAAGAATGGGTGCTGAATGCCAAGGATGCGGACATTCTGAAACCCTGGGACGCCAAGGGCTACAAGATGCCCGGTGGTGCCCCCTATCACCCTGCGGGCTTCATGACCTTCGTCGGGGCCAATGCGATGGTCAACGGCAAGACCCAAGGTGCCTTCCCTGCGGCCAAGGCCCTGCTGAGCGCCGTTTACGAAGGTTCGCTTGTGCCGTTTGATACCGCGCTGAAGATCGAGGCGCGCTGGTTCACCAACATCCTGCTGAACCCGTCCTCCTCTGCCATGATCCGGTCGCTGTTCCTGAACAAGGAAGCGCTGGAAAAAGGCGCGGTACGTCCCGAAGGTGTTACCGATCAGCGCGTCAAGAAACTGGGCGTTCTGGGCGCTGGCATGATGGGTGCGGGCATCACGCTTGTGTCCGTGCAAGCCGGGATCGAAGTCGTGCTGATCGACCAAACCCAAGAAGCCGCTGACAAGGGCAAAGCCTATTCCGCCAGCTTCTTTGACAAGGGCATCGCGCGCAAGAAATCCACCGAGGAGAAGAAAGCCGCCGCCCTTGATCTGATCACCGCGACCACCGATCTGGACGCGCTGAAAGGCTGTGACCTGATCATCGAAGCCGTCTTCGAAGACCCTGCCGTCAAGGCCGAGATGACCAAGAAGGTCGAAGCCGTGATCCCCGAGGATTGCATCTTTGCCTCCAACACCTCGACCCTGCCGATCACCGAGCTGGCCAAAGCGTCTAGCCGGGCGGATCAGTTCATCGGCATCCACTTCTTCTCGCCCGTCGAAAAAATGGCGCTGGTCGAGATCATCAAGGGTGCCGAGACTGGCGACCGTGCGGTGGCCAAATCGCTCGACTATGTGCGCCAGATCCGCAAGACGCCAATCGTGGTCAACGACGCGCGTTTCTTCTATGCCAACCGCTGCATCATCCCCTATGCCAACGAAGGCGCGCGGATGATCACCGAAGGGGCGGCACCGCAACTGGTCGATCACGCGGCACAGCTTCTGGGTTTCCCTGTGGGGCCGGTGCAGCTGACCGATGAGACCTCGATCGATCTGGGGGCCAAGATTGCCCGCGCGACCAAGGCGGCCATGGGCAATGCCTATCCTGCCAGCCAAGCCGATGATCTGATCTTCTGGATGGAAGATCTGGGCCGTCTGGGCCGCAAGGCGAACGCGGGCTTCTTTGACTATGACGAAAAGGGCAAGCGTCAGGGCTATTGGAAGGGGATGCACGACAAGTTCCCGCTGGCCGAGGAACAGCCAGACCTGCGCGATGTGCAGGACCGTCTGATGTTCGTGCAAGTGCTCGAAGCGGTACGTGCGCTGGAAGAAGGCGTGCTGGAAGACATCCGCGAAGGCGACGTGGGCGCGATCCTTGGCTGGGGCTTTGCGCCCTGGTCCGGCGGCCCGTTCAGCTGGCTCGACATCATCGGCACGCCCTATGCCGCGGAACGTTGTGACCAGCTTGAAGCGCAGTTCGGCGAGCGGTTCAAATGCCCTGACCTGCTGCGTGAAATGGCCGAGAAGAACCAGACCTTCTATGGTCGCTTCGGGCCGGACGCCAAAGCCGCCTAA
- a CDS encoding sulfotransferase family 2 domain-containing protein yields the protein MIISRGRNYIFVHIPKTGGTSLALALEARAMKEDLMLGDTPKAVKRRKRLAGAASAGRLWKHATLADIEGVVTRQEIAQMFAFALVRNPWDRMVSYYHWLRAQGFDHPAVGLAKSLAFDAFVQTPTVQGSLLASPYGSYMRDGAGEDQSNLFIRIEHFAQDAQPLFDHLGFDLTLPHANASDRAAGYRDYYTPQTRDLIATTCAEDIARFGYSFDG from the coding sequence ATGATCATCAGCCGCGGGCGCAATTATATCTTTGTGCATATCCCCAAGACCGGAGGCACGTCCCTTGCGCTCGCGCTGGAAGCGCGCGCAATGAAAGAGGATCTGATGCTGGGCGACACGCCCAAGGCGGTCAAGCGGCGCAAGCGTCTGGCAGGGGCCGCGTCGGCAGGGCGGCTTTGGAAACACGCAACCCTCGCCGATATCGAGGGCGTGGTCACCCGCCAAGAGATTGCCCAGATGTTCGCCTTTGCGCTTGTGCGTAACCCGTGGGACCGGATGGTCAGCTATTACCATTGGCTGCGCGCGCAGGGGTTCGATCATCCCGCCGTGGGGCTTGCCAAGTCGCTGGCGTTTGACGCCTTCGTGCAGACGCCTACCGTGCAGGGCAGCCTTCTGGCCTCTCCCTACGGGTCATATATGCGTGACGGGGCAGGCGAGGATCAAAGCAACCTGTTCATCCGGATCGAGCATTTCGCGCAGGACGCGCAGCCGCTGTTCGACCATCTGGGCTTTGATCTGACGTTGCCGCATGCGAATGCGTCGGACCGCGCGGCGGGCTATCGGGACTACTACACCCCCCAAACCCGCGACCTGATCGCCACGACCTGCGCCGAGGATATCGCGCGTTTCGGCTACAGCTTCGACGGCTGA
- a CDS encoding AMP-binding protein — MGWMTNENGLDKCAANYVPLTPLSHLKRAAHVFADMTAVIYGAHRVSYAQYHARCSQLASALVATGVEPGQVVATILPNIPAQAEAHFGVPACGAVLNTINTRLDVDTVGYILDHGEARVLLVDTQFVDLAEAACATLDGPPPLLIEVPDPAAGFPATGRHTTYDDFIATGDPAFNWIMPDDEWESLALNYTSGTTGRPKGVVYHHRGAYLMTMGTVVSWRMVMRPVFMQIVPLFHCNGWNHTWMMPLLGGTLVCCRDITAAAIYDAIANEGVTHFGGAPIVLNMMVNATEDERRAFDHQVEVFTAGAPPAPATLSKIEALGFNVTQVYGLTETYGHVTECLWDPAWDSAQGAERAAIKARQGVAMPMMEEITVMDSEMAQVPLDAATQGEIMIRGNSVMKGYFKNPAATRAAFAGGYFHSGDLAVQHPNGHMQIADRAKDIIISGGENISSVEVEGVLMGHPDVNLAAVVAQPDEKWGEVPCAFVELKPGRSGDEAAMIAFARDTLAGFKAPKRVVFQELPKTSTGKIQKFELRAQAARL; from the coding sequence ATGGGCTGGATGACGAACGAAAACGGGTTGGACAAATGCGCCGCGAATTACGTGCCGCTCACGCCGCTGTCGCACCTGAAACGCGCGGCCCATGTCTTTGCCGATATGACGGCGGTGATCTACGGCGCGCATCGGGTGAGCTATGCGCAGTACCATGCGCGCTGTTCGCAGCTTGCTTCGGCCTTGGTGGCGACGGGGGTTGAACCGGGTCAGGTTGTGGCGACGATCCTGCCCAATATCCCCGCGCAGGCAGAGGCGCATTTCGGCGTGCCCGCCTGCGGTGCCGTGCTTAACACCATCAACACGCGGCTGGATGTGGATACGGTGGGCTACATTCTCGACCACGGCGAAGCGCGGGTGCTGCTGGTCGATACGCAGTTCGTCGATCTGGCAGAAGCGGCCTGTGCAACGCTCGACGGCCCGCCGCCGCTGCTGATCGAAGTGCCTGACCCTGCGGCGGGGTTCCCGGCAACGGGTCGCCACACCACATACGATGATTTCATCGCCACCGGCGACCCTGCGTTCAACTGGATCATGCCCGACGACGAATGGGAAAGCCTTGCGCTAAACTATACCTCTGGCACGACGGGGCGGCCCAAGGGCGTGGTCTATCACCATCGCGGTGCCTATCTGATGACCATGGGCACGGTGGTCAGCTGGCGTATGGTGATGCGGCCCGTGTTCATGCAGATCGTACCGCTGTTCCACTGCAACGGCTGGAACCACACGTGGATGATGCCCCTCTTGGGGGGCACACTGGTCTGCTGCCGCGACATCACTGCCGCCGCGATCTATGACGCCATCGCCAACGAAGGCGTGACCCATTTTGGCGGTGCCCCCATCGTGCTGAACATGATGGTGAACGCGACGGAAGACGAACGCCGCGCCTTTGATCATCAGGTGGAGGTCTTCACCGCCGGTGCGCCCCCTGCCCCTGCCACCCTGTCCAAGATCGAAGCTTTGGGGTTCAACGTCACGCAGGTCTACGGGCTGACCGAGACCTACGGCCATGTCACTGAATGTCTGTGGGATCCCGCATGGGACAGCGCCCAAGGGGCCGAGCGCGCCGCGATCAAGGCCCGTCAGGGCGTCGCCATGCCGATGATGGAAGAGATCACCGTCATGGACAGCGAAATGGCCCAAGTCCCGCTGGACGCTGCCACACAGGGAGAGATCATGATCCGCGGCAATTCGGTGATGAAAGGGTATTTCAAGAACCCCGCCGCCACGCGCGCGGCCTTTGCGGGCGGGTATTTCCATTCGGGCGATCTGGCGGTGCAGCATCCGAACGGACATATGCAGATCGCCGACCGCGCCAAGGACATCATCATCTCGGGCGGCGAGAACATCTCGTCCGTCGAGGTCGAAGGCGTATTGATGGGCCATCCGGATGTGAACCTCGCCGCCGTTGTCGCGCAACCGGACGAGAAATGGGGCGAAGTGCCCTGTGCTTTTGTCGAGCTGAAACCCGGCCGGAGCGGAGACGAAGCCGCCATGATCGCCTTTGCGCGCGACACGCTTGCGGGGTTCAAAGCACCCAAACGCGTGGTGTTTCAAGAGCTGCCGAAAACCTCGACCGGGAAGATCCAGAAATTCGAACTGCGCGCGCAGGCCGCCAGGCTTTAG
- a CDS encoding GNAT family N-acetyltransferase translates to MQIKPAHPDDAARLVEIWYRGWHQAHADVVPPALTALRSFEEFTMRMRVHLKHTQVVWVEGQIAGFFMVDHDEIYQFYVSDAFQGSGLAQQMMAATEAELGHGLKWLACSVGNTRAARFYEACGWVQAGTIPYEVETGEGPLQIDVWRYEKRLGPQEQAEAVIVADPVVTQRAM, encoded by the coding sequence ATGCAGATCAAGCCCGCACATCCCGATGATGCCGCCAGACTTGTCGAGATCTGGTATCGTGGTTGGCATCAGGCCCATGCCGATGTCGTGCCGCCCGCCTTGACCGCCCTGCGCAGTTTCGAAGAGTTCACGATGCGGATGCGGGTGCACCTTAAGCATACGCAGGTGGTCTGGGTCGAAGGGCAGATCGCCGGGTTCTTCATGGTGGACCATGACGAGATCTACCAGTTCTACGTCAGTGATGCCTTTCAGGGCAGCGGTCTGGCGCAGCAGATGATGGCGGCGACGGAAGCAGAACTGGGACATGGGCTGAAATGGCTGGCCTGTTCGGTTGGCAACACCCGTGCCGCGCGGTTCTATGAGGCCTGCGGCTGGGTGCAGGCGGGCACAATCCCTTACGAGGTCGAAACCGGCGAGGGGCCGTTGCAGATTGACGTTTGGCGGTACGAAAAACGGCTCGGCCCGCAAGAGCAGGCAGAGGCGGTGATCGTCGCCGATCCGGTTGTCACACAGCGCGCGATGTAG
- a CDS encoding SPOR domain-containing protein, which produces MKFTSIVAVAALMTTFGAGISQAQSFRDQPAEFPSASYKGKQYVDSKGCVFIRAGIDGNVTWVPRVSRKRQGVCGFKPTNVQTAASAPAGGADAPVQITVNNAPAAAKQPTVAARPLPQRKAKPVVVRQKAPKPVRQPVPRSVDVPAAPRAQAPVAVAQVPTTCAGRSAISQQYSGSRTKGLAVRCGPQTAPILPSTAQAGAVASAPSYGAATGSVTTTARPAAAHAHTRIVPKHVAINRQNTYANVSVPKGYRPVWEDDRLNPKRAEQNLEGRSKMLLIWTNTVPRRLVNQSTGQDVTARLPLVYPYTSVEQQRRELGEVTFAKRNGQLVKRIVRNKNAAPAARKPVYSSRSTPKPVATAPATPRAAGKTYVQIGVYGDSANAQRAAQRIARMGMGARIGKSTRGGKTYLSVQAGPFGASSAPAALGKLRGAGYGDAYIR; this is translated from the coding sequence ATGAAATTTACTAGTATTGTGGCAGTTGCGGCATTGATGACGACGTTTGGGGCAGGTATTTCCCAAGCGCAAAGCTTTCGCGATCAACCGGCGGAATTCCCGTCGGCCTCGTATAAGGGCAAGCAATATGTCGACAGCAAAGGCTGTGTGTTTATTCGGGCCGGTATCGACGGCAATGTGACCTGGGTGCCGCGCGTGTCGCGCAAACGTCAGGGTGTCTGCGGCTTCAAGCCGACCAATGTGCAGACAGCGGCCAGCGCGCCTGCCGGTGGTGCTGATGCGCCGGTGCAGATCACCGTGAACAACGCGCCCGCCGCGGCCAAACAGCCCACGGTTGCGGCACGCCCTCTGCCACAGCGCAAGGCCAAGCCGGTTGTTGTACGCCAGAAAGCACCCAAGCCGGTGCGCCAGCCGGTACCACGCTCGGTCGACGTGCCAGCCGCACCGCGCGCGCAAGCGCCGGTGGCGGTGGCGCAGGTGCCGACCACCTGTGCCGGACGCTCTGCCATCAGCCAGCAATACTCCGGGTCGCGGACCAAGGGGCTCGCCGTGCGTTGCGGCCCACAAACCGCGCCGATCCTGCCCTCCACCGCGCAGGCCGGGGCCGTGGCATCTGCGCCGTCCTATGGGGCAGCCACAGGCAGCGTCACAACTACGGCGAGACCCGCAGCGGCGCATGCGCATACGCGGATCGTGCCGAAACATGTCGCGATCAACCGCCAGAACACCTATGCCAACGTCTCGGTGCCCAAAGGATACCGCCCCGTGTGGGAAGACGACCGTCTGAACCCCAAGCGGGCCGAACAGAACCTTGAGGGGCGGTCCAAGATGTTGTTGATCTGGACCAACACCGTGCCGCGCCGTCTAGTGAACCAAAGCACAGGGCAGGACGTGACCGCGCGTTTGCCGCTGGTCTACCCCTATACCTCGGTCGAGCAGCAGCGCCGCGAGTTGGGCGAGGTGACCTTTGCCAAGCGCAACGGCCAGCTGGTCAAACGTATCGTACGCAACAAGAACGCAGCGCCTGCCGCGCGCAAGCCGGTTTACTCTAGCCGTTCGACCCCCAAGCCAGTCGCCACAGCCCCAGCGACCCCGCGTGCCGCGGGCAAGACCTATGTGCAGATCGGCGTCTATGGGGACAGCGCGAACGCGCAGCGTGCGGCACAACGTATCGCGCGGATGGGGATGGGCGCGCGCATCGGCAAGTCCACCCGCGGCGGCAAGACCTATCTGTCGGTGCAGGCGGGGCCCTTTGGCGCGTCCTCTGCACCTGCGGCTTTGGGTAAGTTGCGCGGTGCCGGTTACGGCGATGCCTACATCCGCTGA